The genomic interval TAAATGTGAAAGAGCAGGGTTTTCTGATGCAACATATGTTGGGTAAATTACAAATGGAAGAAAATTGAAACGGAAAAGTCAGACAATGGGAGAAAAATTGGGTTACTTTAACATCTTAGTGGCCTCCGTCTGCATCATGCTATTAGGGCACTATTGCAATGTTATAGCACATTCTTGATGACTATAAGCAGAACTCTTGCTTCATTTAAAGTTTGCTAAATATGCTTAATTTACAGTTGAGGACATGTGTAGGCGTTATCCCAATGCCACAGCAGTGAGCATATCTGGTTCTGCTATTTACTTGCTTGTCATGAGGGCCATCTCTTCTTTAAGGTAGGTCTTCTACATGCGGTATTGCAGTCAATAAAGTTATCTGCTGGACGCCAGCTCtgatttgttttcttcattGTCAGGAATCTAGAGGCTCTTACATTAGGAAGAGGACAAATAGCTGACACTTTTTTCCATGCTTTAGCTGATTGTTCTATGTTAAAAAAGTTGAATATCAATGATTCTACACTTGGCAATGGAATTCAAGAGATAACTATAAATCATGACAGATTGTGTCATCTTCAATTAACAAAATGCCGTGTGATGCGAATAGCAGTCAGGTAAATATGCTCTGTGGTTTAACTGACATTTAGGTGTCACGTtgctgaaaaattaaatattgattatttattcatttttcagGTGCCCACAACTTGAAACTATGTCATTGAAGCGCAGTAACATGGCACAGGTTGTGCTCAATTGTCCACTTTTGCATGAGCTTGATATAGGCTCTTGCCACAAACTTCCTGATGCTGCAATACGAGCTGCTGCAACTTCATGCCCTCAACTTGTCTCACTGGACATGTCAAATTGTTCTTGTGTCAGTGATGAAACACTGCGTGAAATAGCATTGAGTTGTGCTAACCTTAGTTTCCTCGATGCATCATACTGCCCAAACATATCTTTGGAGGTGTGCTATAGAGTCTATAATCACTTTTGTATGTATAGATTAAATAAGAGTACGTGACTTTGTTTGACATGATTGCTCActtgtttgttttttctttgaAGTCTGTTAGACTGCCGATGTTGACAGTTCTAAAGCTTCATAGTTGTGAGGGGATCACTTCTGCCTCAATGGCTGCAATAGCTCATAGTGATATGTTGGAGGTATGTTACTTGTCTTAGATAGTAGAAATTAGTAATGTGTCTGAATTACTTAGTATAGACTTCTAGGATCAACAAATGTTGCCACTCTGCTGCTGCAGGTTTTGGAGCTTGATAATTGTAGCCTGTTGACATCAGTGTCTTTGGATCTTCCCCATTTGCAGACTATTAGATTGGTACACTGTCGCAAGTATGTTTCTTCTTTCATCTTTTGCCCTGGAAAAAGTATTGTAATTATATTGTTGGTCTTTGCCTTTCTCAGTTGCTTGTGTAATTGTTGTTTGACTCCACAACCCTTTCCCATTTTTGTGTATgatattttctaatttattttcttgaattGTTTAATTGGCAGGTTTGCTGATTTGAACTTGAGGACTATGATGCTTTCTAATATTCTGGTATCAAACTGTCCTGCTCTTCATCGAATCAATATCACTTCAAATTCACTTCAAGTACGTCTTGTAATTAAGTCTGCGGTGTTTTCTTCATGCCACTTATTCTATAGTCGTGTAAAGGATGGACTTTGTGGTGATGCAGAAATTAGCATTGCAAAAGCAAGAAAGTTTAACCACGTTAGCTCTGCAATGCCAATCTTTACAAGAAGTGGACCTCTCAGAGTGTGAATCCTTGACAAACTCTATATGTGATGTTTTTAATGATGTTGGAGGATGCCCTATGCTGAAATCACTAGTTCTTGCTAATTGTGAGGTACTTTGTAATATGTCCCCTTTTTGTGGCACATGCTGGGTCAATTTGCTTATGTATGATCTGTGCTAGTAGTCTATGCTGAAAATTACAGGGGTTTTGTCCTACATATTGGTGCTATTTATCATATTCTACTTGTGTTTAAGAGGCCACATATGTAGTGGGTGTTTCatatagtttataattttatatgggATTATGCCTCTTAAATTTTCTGCTGGTTGCACTTGTGAGAGATTAGTTTCCTTTGAATTCCTGCTTTTGCTTATCGCTGTTTTTACTGGTGAAATGTTCTGGATTTTACTGAACTTTGGTGTTATACTGAATTTAGAGCTTGACCTCAGTTCGGTTCTTCAGCACCTCTTTAGTCAGTCTTTCCCTTGCTGATTGTCGGGCAATCACTTCTCTGGAGCTCACATGCCCTAACCTTGAGAAAGTCATTTTGGATGGTTGTGATCATTTAGAAAGAGCATCCTTTTGTCCGGTAAGTTGTATTGATTTCTTAGTTACTTGTTAGATTTTGcgagttgatttttttttaattcttatgcTTTTTTAATTTGACCATTTAACCAAATATGTTAAATCTATAATTGAAATTGAACTTTAACATGAAATCCGCCTGTGGATTTTGCTGTTTCATGGTTTAAGAACAAGTCAAGTTTGTGCACATTCCAATCAAAGGGGCTGCTTTTGGGTTAAGGCTTGGGACTTGATGCACATAGTAATGTTTGTGGTATGTATGATATAGGTTCTAAATTCATTACTTCATTTGCTTCTCAGGTTGGTCTTCGATCTCTCAATTTAGGAATATGTCCAAAATTAAATATACTGAGCATAGAAGCCATGGTTATGGTCTCACTTGAGTTGAAAGGTTGTGGTGTACTGTCTGAAGCATCAGTTAATTGTCCACTCTTGACATCTTTGGATGCTTCCTTTTGCAGGTGAGGTTTCACTTATTATTTGCTTTGGTATCCTGCTTGTATGTGGACTGATGTTTATGTTTTTGACACAGCCAACTCACTAATGAATGCTTGTCTGCAACAACTGCTTCATGCCCATTGATTGAATCATTAATATTGATGTCATGCTCATCAATTGGTTTGGATGGACTTTGTTCTTTGCAGCGGCTCCCAAATTTGACCCTACTGGATCTGTCATATACTTTTTTGGTCAATTTGCATCCTGTTTTTGAGTCTTGTACGCAGCTAAAGGTTAGAGTTGCCATTTATTTCCATGCTCATATTTTTACCTGTATGTAATTTGTTTTAAGTATACAGTTATAGTAGAGTGACACCACATAACATGCCCTGAAGGAAAGGACAGCCAATTTTATAAACACCTAATGAAATTGTGTGCGCATGTGTCCCATGTCCtctaattttttgaaataattagtTGGACTCATTGTCCTTTAACTCAACAAAATTGTGATATTATTTGAGTTCACTTGCACAAATAAATAAGTAGAAGTATTATGTCCACGTCTGAGGGGTGTGTTCCTTGTTTTTACCCTCTAATGTTTGTAATTGTTGGTGATCCCATATTCATTAGAGATAAAACCAagttatagtatataagtgtaAATCTCACCTTACAAGATAGTTttgtgaggttgagttaggcttaataGTCCCACTTTCTAAGATGGTACCTGAACCTATCTTTGCAAGGTTTGTGGGTCTATCATGTTGTTTGCTATTAGGccacttaaaaatatttacttctATGCTCGATATTGATAGTTCTTGGCATTAAGAGATCTGTTGGACATCCCACATATAGATATCATTAAATTATTGTATATAAAGGCATCTCCATTGTAGGGGTCATACTCA from Phaseolus vulgaris cultivar G19833 chromosome 1, P. vulgaris v2.0, whole genome shotgun sequence carries:
- the LOC137816736 gene encoding F-box/LRR-repeat protein 15-like; the protein is MKLWCCLCFTEEEQDNLNLMKEEDISENDVVPAVGAIAVSDHDANDNREDGRFAMAPVPPRAETLVSWSGECSAAACSDSTVAGGVESRDLSHKRAKFYADFEERFFSTNAGKCGASNECRDYDYIKDSLRPNGETCCDTFALMGAGEDCGFDSGIVEDGEGDSSDILKVEDVEVRMDLTDDLLHMVFSFLDHPNLCKAARVCKQWRSASAHEDFWKSLNFEDRNISVEQFEDMCRRYPNATAVSISGSAIYLLVMRAISSLRNLEALTLGRGQIADTFFHALADCSMLKKLNINDSTLGNGIQEITINHDRLCHLQLTKCRVMRIAVRCPQLETMSLKRSNMAQVVLNCPLLHELDIGSCHKLPDAAIRAAATSCPQLVSLDMSNCSCVSDETLREIALSCANLSFLDASYCPNISLESVRLPMLTVLKLHSCEGITSASMAAIAHSDMLEVLELDNCSLLTSVSLDLPHLQTIRLVHCRKFADLNLRTMMLSNILVSNCPALHRINITSNSLQKLALQKQESLTTLALQCQSLQEVDLSECESLTNSICDVFNDVGGCPMLKSLVLANCESLTSVRFFSTSLVSLSLADCRAITSLELTCPNLEKVILDGCDHLERASFCPVGLRSLNLGICPKLNILSIEAMVMVSLELKGCGVLSEASVNCPLLTSLDASFCSQLTNECLSATTASCPLIESLILMSCSSIGLDGLCSLQRLPNLTLLDLSYTFLVNLHPVFESCTQLKVLKLQACKYLTDSSLEPLYKRGALPALQELDLSYATLCQSAIEELLSCCTHLTHVNLTGCANMHDLNWGCSRGHIAGVNVLSITSSYENVHELSEQPTRLLQNLNCVGCLNIRKVFIPLTAHCSCLLFLNLSLSTNLKEVDVACLNLSWLNLSNCYSLEVLKLDCPRLTSLFLQSCNIDEEAVEAAISKCTMLETLDVRFCPKISSMSMGRLRAACSSLKRIFSSLSTS